The proteins below are encoded in one region of Streptomyces ficellus:
- a CDS encoding DUF4429 domain-containing protein produces MTEIIQKDGTWSFDGDVIRIVPGGDKSVGLLRQTLGEIAVPLRALAGISFEAGKKTGRLRLRLRDGADPLLQLTGGKPADGSDPYVLVVANDRSGVAEYFVDEVRRAMLLEQVETGPVDAYLLPGPSLPITVGAGDATVTFDGERIRLEWNWKTEESKASGGARTLALTGVRAVEWLPAAGLENGYLRFRVDGAGQSAAPPAPKYDPHAVELWGFRKDPLMALLGAAVVARLPHPNAAPPDAAPPALEAAAPAAVPAAVPAAPDHDVLLRRLRELGELHRAGVLTDEEFTLAKQAVLKQL; encoded by the coding sequence ATGACGGAAATCATCCAGAAGGACGGGACCTGGAGTTTCGACGGGGACGTCATACGCATCGTGCCGGGCGGAGACAAGAGCGTGGGGCTGCTGCGCCAGACGCTCGGCGAGATCGCCGTCCCCCTGAGGGCACTGGCGGGCATCTCCTTCGAGGCGGGGAAGAAGACCGGGCGGCTGAGGCTGCGGCTGCGGGACGGCGCGGATCCGCTGCTCCAGCTCACCGGGGGAAAGCCGGCCGACGGCTCGGACCCGTACGTCCTGGTCGTGGCGAACGACCGCAGCGGGGTCGCGGAGTACTTCGTGGACGAGGTGCGCCGCGCCATGCTGCTGGAGCAGGTCGAGACCGGGCCGGTGGACGCGTACCTGCTGCCCGGGCCCTCGCTGCCGATCACCGTGGGCGCGGGGGACGCCACGGTCACGTTCGACGGGGAGCGGATCCGCCTGGAGTGGAACTGGAAGACCGAGGAGTCGAAGGCGTCCGGGGGCGCCCGCACCCTCGCGCTGACCGGGGTGCGGGCGGTGGAGTGGCTGCCGGCCGCCGGGCTGGAGAACGGCTACCTGCGGTTCCGGGTGGACGGGGCGGGTCAGTCGGCCGCTCCCCCGGCGCCCAAGTACGATCCGCACGCCGTGGAGCTGTGGGGCTTCCGCAAGGACCCGCTGATGGCGCTGCTGGGCGCCGCCGTGGTGGCCCGGCTGCCGCACCCGAACGCGGCGCCGCCGGACGCCGCCCCGCCCGCCCTGGAGGCGGCCGCGCCCGCCGCCGTTCCCGCCGCCGTTCCCGCCGCTCCCGACCACGACGTCCTGCTGCGGCGGCTGCGGGAGCTGGGCGAGCTGCACCGGGCGGGGGTGCTCACGGACGAGGAGTTCACGCTCGCGAAACAGGCCGTTCTCAAGCAACTCTGA